One region of Drosophila subobscura isolate 14011-0131.10 chromosome J, UCBerk_Dsub_1.0, whole genome shotgun sequence genomic DNA includes:
- the LOC117893604 gene encoding uncharacterized protein LOC117893604, whose translation MAQLHLLLYCATTLLIANALVLTPQLLSAAAAASGADNEQGGMIGKSKTSSYPFPLDDDVEGVELPMEVEAEEDQAQTQRQSQQQQHSMPPPWLEFAEDPVPPKHRISHKPTVIKHPTNGFHKLSSHGHRSCYVEITKHVEGICQSMPLGSACVTDDYMVIYNDGNCSTQ comes from the coding sequence ATGGCCCAactccatctgctgctgtacTGTGCCACAACTCTGCTGATTGCCAACGCCCTGGTGCTGACGCCACAACTGCTCagcgccgccgctgccgcctctgGGGCCGATAATGAGCAGGGGGGAATGATTGGAAAATCGAAGACATCGTCCTATCCCTTTCCGCTCGACGACGATGTAGAGGGCGTGGAGCTGCCCATGGAGGTGGAGGCCGAAGAGGATCAGGCGCAAACGCAGCgacagtcgcagcagcagcaacactcgATGCCACCACCTTGGCTGGAGTTTGCAGAGGATCCAGTACCGCCCAAGCATCGCATTAGCCACAAGCCCACCGTTATTAAGCATCCGACAAACGGCTTCCACAAGCTCTCCTCTCACGGCCACCGCTCCTGCTACGTGGAGATCACCAAACATGTGGAGGGCATCTGCCAGTCGATGCCCCTGGGCAGTGCCTGTGTCACCGATGACTATATGGTCATCTACAACGATGGCAACTGCTCCACCCAGTAA
- the LOC117893693 gene encoding glycerophosphocholine phosphodiesterase GPCPD1 — translation MYRSCVLLNVLKSISILLLPLVFLSLTPSFCCATSSRTELNETLVFATEQLQAFKVFDDEQPAGQVSARSFICVPLFRIFSLELRHNIRLAADEYIAVSGDHASLGHWQLEKAVPMKEQDKARTKWYLRLWVCASQRFYYRYLIYSKNGQGKRILRSWEGQKIARMMQTYEIYRSPGLDIFGEAYPRSVGGGFHLERGWLQHEYVIELKFVWQEHMIISGLGSKAKLRLLLTPLNVIDDSRIEVSRYAYNHSEFRPLSQLGVKYSQGSIVIFRISQPLNIYNAFRLSIYQTGSSSKPSLGEVYIFPEQIRGSRGTLQLPIFASLQTRAIGQLSLPYLVVLPMPKVEAGNLRESFHHYWPDNWPTMDVGYRGVGASYYQASTAHTENTIESFMAVMRVRGDMVQLDVQLTKDYVPIVWHGFGFYTAAKDQQIRDRFDLRYVLIRELTYAELKASRVFILKRWSLQEYSHLNLRDASQSQRIFPKLSEVYETLPKSLGLLVEIKWPQLMASGLLESTQSLNKNVYVDRILQTTIRYGCGRPLIFASFDADICTMIRLKQQVFPVILMSIGRSHIWDPYMDLRAQSYQQAVNFAHSADILGTALHVENFAQKQQLVSVALDLKQVLFLWGNDLQNEHLLEQFRALDVSGLIYDQMDRVGPASWKRSSFFRAPQLLELFGAQCVASGNSSSIPGAKPPKPTIWPKLR, via the coding sequence ATGTATCGATCTTGTGTGTTGTTGAATGTGTTAAAATCAATTAGCATACTGCTGTTGCCGCTTGTGTTTCTGTCCCTGACCCCATCATTTTGTTGTGCCACCAGCAGTCGAACGGAACTGAATGAAACGCTTGTCTTTGCCACCGAGCAGTTGCAGGCCTTTAAGGTCTTTGACGATGAGCAGCCGGCCGGTCAGGTATCGGCTCGCAGCTTCATCTGTGTGCCCCTCTTTCGGATCTTCAGTCTGGAGCTGAGGCACAACATTCGTCTGGCTGCCGACGAGTACATAGCCGTCAGCGGGGATCATGCCTCACTTGGCCACTGGCAGCTGGAGAAGGCAGTGCCCATGAAGGAGCAGGACAAAGCCAGGACCAAGTGGTATCTccgtttgtgggtgtgtgccagTCAGCGGTTCTACTATCGCTACCTGATCTACTCGAAAAATGGCCAGGGCAAGCGGATACTGCGCAGCTGGGAGGGCCAGAAGATAGCCAGAATGATGCAGACCTACGAGATCTATCGTTCCCCCGGCCTGGACATATTCGGTGAAGCGTATCCCCGTTCGGTGGGTGGTGGTTTCCACCTGGAGCGCGGCTGGTTGCAGCATGAGTACGTCATTGAGTTGAAATTCGTGTGGCAGGAGCACATGATCATCTCTGGGCTGGGCAGCAAGGCCAAGCTGCGATTGCTGCTGACGCCCCTCAATGTGATTGATGACTCACGGATTGAGGTCTCCCGATACGCCTACAATCATTCCGAGTTCCGGCCACTCTCCCAGCTGGGAGTGAAGTATAGCCAGGGCTCGATTGTGATATTTCGCATCAGTCAGCCGCTGAACATCTACAATGCCTTCCGCCTGTCCATCTATcagactggcagcagcagcaagccgTCACTGGGCGAGGTCTACATTTTTCCCGAGCAAATCCGTGGCAGTCGCGGCACCCTACAGCTGCCGATCTTCGCCAGCCTACAGACCAGGGCCATTGGACAGCTTAGTCTGCCCTACTTGGTGGTGCTGCCCATGCCCAAGGTGGAAGCGGGCAATCTGCGGGAAAGCTTCCATCACTACTGGCCCGACAATTGGCCCACCATGGATGTGGGCTATCGAGGAGTGGGCGCCAGCTACTACCAGGCATCgaccgcacacacagagaacacCATCGAAAGTTTCATGGCAGTGATGAGGGTCCGTGGAGATATGGTCCAGCTGGACGTCCAGCTCACCAAGGACTACGTGCCCATTGTCTGGCATGGCTTTGGGTTCTACACTGCGGCCAAGGATCAACAGATCAGAGATCGCTTTGATCTGCGCTACGTGCTGATTAGGGAACTAACCTACGCGGAGCTCAAGGCCAGTCGCGTGTTCATTCTGAAGCGTTGGAGCCTGCAGGAGTACTCGCACCTTAACCTAAGGGACgccagccaaagccaaagaatcTTTCCCAAACTGTCGGAGGTGTACGAGACGCTGCCCAAGTCATTGGGCCTCCTGGTGGAGATCAAGTGGCCCCAATTGATGGCTTCGGGTCTACTGGAGTCCACACAGAGCCTCAACAAGAATGTCTATGTGGATAGAATCCTGCAGACCACGATTCGCTATGGCTGCGGTCGTCCTCTGATCTTTGCCAGCTTCGATGCGGACATCTGCACCATGATCCGGCTCAAGCAACAGGTCTTTCCCGTCATCCTGATGAGCATTGGCCGATCGCACATCTGGGATCCCTACATGGATCTCAGAGCCCAGAGCTACCAGCAGGCTGTCAATTTTGCTCATTCCGCAGACATTCTGGGCACCGCGCTGCACGTGGAGAACTTTgcgcagaagcagcaactgGTGAGCGTTGCTCTGGACCTCAAGCAGGTGCTCTTTCTGTGGGGCAATGATCTGCAGAATGAGCATTTGCTGGAGCAATTTCGTGCCCTGGATGTGAGTGGCCTGATCTATGATCAAATGGACCGTGTGGGTCCAGCCAGCTGGAAACGTTCCTCCTTTTTTAGAGCGCCCCAACTGCTGGAACTGTTTGGGGCTcagtgtgtggcaagtgggaATTCATCGAGCATCCCGGGCGCAAAGCCACCAAAGCCAACCATTTGGCCAAAATTGAGATAA
- the LOC117893713 gene encoding LOW QUALITY PROTEIN: uncharacterized protein LOC117893713 (The sequence of the model RefSeq protein was modified relative to this genomic sequence to represent the inferred CDS: inserted 1 base in 1 codon) codes for MWLRKSQWECPCLRTGLCLWLLVWLSPIRTARAWKCLYKEFPVDREKIKGGWWIYGSNPGXVTRCYLSDLDLYWTRITMTDYANYAVELHCSLPWFRHLLAIYTRSKEPTQETIDAVSGYLKSVHLSLHNFTLVTKPENCENQQHEPWQRWHLSRYLHLEYHPHYLKPLIDDENI; via the exons ATGTGGCTTAGGAAGAGCCAGTGGGAATGCCCATGCCTCCGCACGGGTCtttgtctgtggctgttggtGTGGCTGTCACCCATTCGAACGGCCAGGGCGTGGAAGTGTTTATACAAAGAATTTCCAGTTGACCGAGAGAAG ATCAAGGGCGGCTGGTGGATTTATGGTAGCAATCCAG CAGTGACACGTTGCTACCTCAGCGACC TGGATCTCTATTGGACACGCATCACCATGACGGACTACGCTAATTATGCTGTGGAACTTCACTGCTCTCTGCCCTGGTTCCGCCATCTTCTGGCCATCTACACCAGGTCCAAGGAACCCACACAGGAGACAATCGATGCCGTCAGTGGTTACCTCAAGTCGGTTCACCTTTCGTTGCACAACTTTACGCTGGTGACGAAGCCGGAAAACTGCGAAAATCAGCAGCATGAGCCCTGGCAGCGTTGGCATTTGTCCAGGTATCTGCATTTGGAATACCATCCGCATTATCTCAAGCCCCTGATCGATgacgaaaatatttaa